A window of Pararhodobacter sp. genomic DNA:
CAGGCCGCCATTCAACTCGCGCGCCTCGCGGTCGATCGCCACATCCATCGACCGATCAATGCGCTGCGGCGTGCCGGGGATCAGCGCCCCGTCCTGACGGTGCGAGCGTTGCCACTCGCCCATCCCGGCGGCGAAAATCCGCTCGGGCCCGCTGGCGGGATTGGCACCGATGCGGGCGTATAGCTCATCCAGCGGCTCCCCGGACCAGAACGCCGTGTCAAACGCTGTCGCCTGAGCGGTGGCGCGACGGAAGGTGAGATGCTTCTGGATGATGATCGCCCAAGACCAGAACGACGCCGCAATCAGCAGCAACATCACCAGCTTGACGGTAAAGGTGGCGCGCAGAAACAGCGCGAGAAGCGAGAAATCAATATCGCTGGCGTTCGCCAGGGTGGCGGTGTCCATGGGTCTTATGTCCTGCTCGTGGTCGGGGCGGCGTTTTCTGGCCGCCCTCATTTGCCCGGATTCTAACCGCTTTCCAAGACAAAGACTAACAGAACCACGCGATTGTTACGGTTTTCCGCTGATCATGTCGGGAAAGTGAGCCAATTCCGGTGGCAAACGGCGCGGACGGCCCTGAAGTGACATGGCAATCAGGGTCGCGCGGGCCTTGAAGACCAGAATTTCACCGCGCCAGACCTCTTGGTTCAACGTCACGCGGGCTTTGGTGGCGTGACTCGGGGTGGTGCGGATCTCGAGGCGATCATCGAGGCGGGCAGGCGCGAGGAAATCGGCCTCGATCCGGTGGACGGCAAAAACGGTGCCGTGTTCGCGCAGATCATTCTGATCGACGCCCAGCTTTCTCACCCAATCCGACCGGGCGCGCTCGATGAATTTCAGGTAGTTGGCGTGATAGACAATCCCGCCCATATCGGTGTCTTCGTAATAGACGGTGACCGGGAAATGATGCGTCATGGCGGGCCTGTGGACTGCGAGAGGCCAGCATAAGAGACGCGACGGGCGGTGTCGTCCAGAAAATTTGAAACCCACAGCCCCTTTTCTGAAGCTGTGGGCAAACAGGGTGGTGTTGCGCACGGGGTCGCCTCTGATCACAGCCAGAGGGAACCCGTTCTGTGGCACGCCGGCGAAATCAGCCCGCGATCTTGCCCGCCATGTCAACCAGACGCGCGGCCTGATGGCCGATCACCTTGCGGACGCTCTCGTCAAACGGCGCGCCCTGCGTGTGGCTGTAGCCATAGGGGTTGCCGGTCTTGAAGATTTCCGCATCAGTATAGCCCGGCGCCACGATCACCGCACCCCAGTGCATGAAGGTGGTATAGAGGCCAAGGATGGTTGCTTCTTGTCCGCCGTGCGCGGTTGATGCGCTGGTCATGGCGCTGACTGCCTTGTTGGCAAGCTTGCCCTGGCTCCAGAGCCCGCCCAGCGTGTCGATGAAGGCGCGCAACTGCGACGGGGCCGAGCCGTAGCGGGTCGGGGCCGAGAACAGATAGGCGTCTGCCCACAGAAGATCATCGTGGCTGACCTCGGGGATATCGCTGGTTTTCTCAGCCTGCGCCTTCCAGGCGTCCTGCCCGTCAACCACGGCTTGCGGCGCGGTTTCGGTGACGCGCAGCAAGCGGACTTCGGCTCCGGCAGCGCGGGCAGCCTCGGCGGCGATTTCGGCCATCTGATGGTTGGTGCCGTAGGTTGAATAGAAGATGACGGCGAGTTTGGTTTTGGACATGGGATGCTCCTGTGAATGTTTGGCTCGTCGTATCAGGTTCCGCCCCGCTTGGCATCACGCACCCGCGCAAGGTTGGTGTGCGCTGGTGCGCATTGACGAGCGATTCAGGGGACTTGCCAGGCGTCGACGATCCACGCGCGAAGTGCGGCGTCATCGAGGGACGCCACGAATCTGGCGTCGGCGGGGTCTTCGAGGTGGTAGAAAAAGACGATGCGGGCGTTGTTGGCGTATGGGGCCCGGATATATTCGCCGTCCTCGGAGCCGGCGCCGCCGATGGTGGGGTGGAAACCGAGATCTCGAAGGGTGACGATCAGCCGTTCGAGTTGGGATTCGTAGGCCGGGGAGAATCGCTCCCAGAGTTCGACGGGTTCGGGGCCGGACAATCCCCAGGCAAAGGGTTCGCGATCGCGTGGGCGGGGGAATGTGATGTCCATGAAAAGTGATCCCGGTGGCATTGATTTTCTGTGCCGCAGATGGATTGCCGCGCTGGAAAGCTCAAGCTGTTTCGGGGCGGGCGGTGGTTGAAAGGGCCAATGTCCCACGGGGGGACAGGGTGTGAGACAAGGAAAATCAAGGGGTTGGCGTGCAGGATTCAGGGTTTGTTAAGGGTTTGGGGGGTGTGCGACGGTTGGGCGGTGGCGCACCTCAGGTCTAGACCGGAAAAACGATCAATGTAGAACTAGCGGTGTGCGGGCGCCTCACAGCAATTCACAAAGAACTAGATTTCGATGGGTATGCGGTTTGGTTAAGCGTCAAGTGAAACGCGAGTATTGACCTTACAGGCCGACCATGTTGCGGTCGAATAGCATTAACGTTGGTGAACAGATGTCCGGTCGAAATCAACATCATTTTTGGCAAGTCCTGCAACGAGGCTTCGGCACTGAGCGAAAACCCAAATACACGACAGTGTTTGTGTATCATGAGAACACACCGCCTTTCCAAGTTGGCACACGGAACTTTGGGGCAGAACGGGATTTTTTCGACTTTTCGCCAGGGTCCGGTGCGGATTCACTGATTACGAGCGTCGAAAACAGGCTTCAGGGTCTAGTGAAGTATTTTCAGAATGGAGGTCAGGTGACCGCCGGCCACACTATTGAGATTTCTGAGCTTATTACCCACCTAGAAACAAGAACAAAATTTCTTCGACAACATCTGGCAGAGACTGTTTCGGATCTTTTGGGGGATCTCAAATTCTGGTTTTCAGATCCAAGATTGATAAAGAAGTTCATGAAAAAGTACGCAACAGACAATCCTGATGAAATCAACACCCTACTTGCGCCACACATCCAAGATATAGGCACACGTACAGCACTCACAGCTTTCATCATCGACAATTTCGATATGCTGGATGCCGGTTCATATCAATTTGCGGCGAATGATTCGACACAGCCAATGAATGCAATTGCAGACAGCATATTCGAATTCGCAAAACAGGGTCATATAAAGGCGATACTGAACACGAAACCAGACAGCGCACGACAGAATCGGTATTTGAGTTTGAAATACCGTTTGCAAACTGGCTTCAGTGGAAATCTAATTTGCCCCGATACTATGGTCGCATTCCTGACAGACCGAAAACCAAAGCCATTCTTAGATAAGGCTGATCGGCTCGAAGCAGTGTGGGTTCCACTCTCAGCTGATCTGATGCTGATCGGCGAACCCAGTACGAAAGTGGACCGAACCTCCCGTGAAATTCTGCGCATTTTGGCTAGTACTTCTTATCAAGCCTTTATCGCAAATTCAGATACTCCCGACTTCCGCAAGCTGTCGTCGCGCATTGGGAAGAATGCCCATGTTGTCACGAATACAGAAATAGCGGCACTTAAGCGAGATATTCTTGCAGGATTGTCTTGATCTGGGACTTTGTTCTAGAATATGCGCCATTTAGCGAGCTGGCCGGAATCCGGTTAGCCCTTCATCGCGCCCTTGAGAAAAGAGCGAGCGTAACCGGCTGGCGCGCCGATTATCCCGGCGCGCCATGGTTCATCAAACCTTCACGCAATCTGCATAGTGTCGGATCACGCCGTTTTCATCCGGTTCTTGCACGAGGCCGTGGATGTCGGTCTCGAAGCCGGGGCATTCGCGGGCGAAGTCGCGGTTGAATTTGAGGTATTCGACAATCTTCTTGTTGAACACCTCGCCGGGGATCAGCAGCGGGATGCCGGGCGGGTACGGCGTCACGAGGCTGGTGGTGATGCGGCCCTCCAGCTCGTCAATCGGCACGCGCTGGGTGGTGCGGTGGGCGATATGCGCATAGGCGTCGGCGGGTTTCATCGCCGGGGTCAGGTCGCTGAGGTACATATCGGTGGACAGGATCGCCACGTCATATTTGGCGTACATCGTGTGCACATGCTCGCACAGATCGCGCAGGCCCATCTGCTCGTAGCGGGGTTGTTTCGCGCAGAATTCGGGCATGACGCGCCACATCGGCTGGTTCTTGTCGTAATCGTCCTTGAACTGCTGCAAGGCCGTGAGCAGCGAGTTCCAGCGGCCCTTGGTGATGCCGATGGTGAACAGGATGAAGAAACTGTAAAGGCCGGTTTTCTCGACCACGACACCGTTTTCGGCCAGATATTTGGTGACGATTGACGCCGGAATGCCGGTGCCCTCGAAGCGGCCATCGAGGTTGAGGCCCGGCGTGATGATCGTCGCCTTGATCGGATCGAGCATGTTGAAGCCGGGCGCCATGTCGCCAAAGCCGTGCCACGAATCCTCGCCGTCGGCCTTTTGCACGCCGTCCGCGTCGGTGCGCCGCAGCACCCAGTCCTTGGCGCGGCCGATGCCTTCGTCCTCCAGCGCCTCGGGCCCCCAGACCTGGAACCACCAGTCGTCCTGGCCGTATTCGTCATCGACCTTGCGCATGGCACGGCGAAAATCGAGCGCCTCGAGGATGCTTTCCTCGACCAGCGCGGTGCCGCCGGGCGGTTCCATCATCGCCGCCGCCACATCGCAACTGGCGATGATGCTGTATTGCGGGCTGGTCGAGGTGTGCATCAGGTAGGCTTCGTTGAACAGGTGGCGATCCAGCTTGGTGGTCTGGCTGTCCTGCACCAGAACGTGGCTGGCCTGGCTGATCCCGGCCAGAAGTTTGTGAATGGATTGCGTGGCGTAGGTCACCGACTGGCGCGGGCGTTCGCGTTTCAGGCCCATGCTGTGGAAGTTGCCATAGAAGGGGTGGAACGAGGCATGGGGGATCCAGGCCTCGTCGAAATGCAGGTTCTCGATATAGCCGTCGAGCGCGTCCTTGATGGTCTCGGTGTTGTAGAGCACGCCGTCATAGGTGGATTGCGTGAGCGTCAGGATGCGCGGCTGCACGGTTTCGGGGTCGACCCCGGCCAGCAGCGGGTTGGCGGCGATCTTGGCCTTGATGGATTCAATGTCGAACTCGCTG
This region includes:
- the wrbA gene encoding NAD(P)H:quinone oxidoreductase — protein: MSKTKLAVIFYSTYGTNHQMAEIAAEAARAAGAEVRLLRVTETAPQAVVDGQDAWKAQAEKTSDIPEVSHDDLLWADAYLFSAPTRYGSAPSQLRAFIDTLGGLWSQGKLANKAVSAMTSASTAHGGQEATILGLYTTFMHWGAVIVAPGYTDAEIFKTGNPYGYSHTQGAPFDESVRKVIGHQAARLVDMAGKIAG
- the tolQ gene encoding protein TolQ codes for the protein MDTATLANASDIDFSLLALFLRATFTVKLVMLLLIAASFWSWAIIIQKHLTFRRATAQATAFDTAFWSGEPLDELYARIGANPASGPERIFAAGMGEWQRSHRQDGALIPGTPQRIDRSMDVAIDREARELNGGLTFLASVGSASPFIGLFGTVWGIKNAFEEIALAQSTNLAVVAPGIAEALMATGLGLLAAIPATIFYNKLSDDSDTIASGYEQFADEFGTLLSRNLDA
- a CDS encoding arginine/lysine/ornithine decarboxylase, with the protein product MKFRFPIVIIDEDFRSDNSSGLGIRALADAIEAAGCEVLGVTSYGDLSQFAQQQSRASAFVLSIDDEEFGTGPDTPQAVINLRNFIEEVRWKNADVPIYIYGETKTSRHLPNDILRELHGFIHMFEDTPEFVARHILREANRYLEGIQPPFFKALLDYAEDGSYSWHCPGHSGGVAFLKSPIGQMYHQFYGENMLRADVCNSVEELGQLLDHNGAIGASERNAARIFNADHCFFVTNGTSTSNKIVWHHTVAPGDVVVVDRNCHKSILHAIIMTGAIPVFLKPTRNHYGIIGPIPRSEFDIESIKAKIAANPLLAGVDPETVQPRILTLTQSTYDGVLYNTETIKDALDGYIENLHFDEAWIPHASFHPFYGNFHSMGLKRERPRQSVTYATQSIHKLLAGISQASHVLVQDSQTTKLDRHLFNEAYLMHTSTSPQYSIIASCDVAAAMMEPPGGTALVEESILEALDFRRAMRKVDDEYGQDDWWFQVWGPEALEDEGIGRAKDWVLRRTDADGVQKADGEDSWHGFGDMAPGFNMLDPIKATIITPGLNLDGRFEGTGIPASIVTKYLAENGVVVEKTGLYSFFILFTIGITKGRWNSLLTALQQFKDDYDKNQPMWRVMPEFCAKQPRYEQMGLRDLCEHVHTMYAKYDVAILSTDMYLSDLTPAMKPADAYAHIAHRTTQRVPIDELEGRITTSLVTPYPPGIPLLIPGEVFNKKIVEYLKFNRDFARECPGFETDIHGLVQEPDENGVIRHYADCVKV
- the ybgC gene encoding tol-pal system-associated acyl-CoA thioesterase; the encoded protein is MTHHFPVTVYYEDTDMGGIVYHANYLKFIERARSDWVRKLGVDQNDLREHGTVFAVHRIEADFLAPARLDDRLEIRTTPSHATKARVTLNQEVWRGEILVFKARATLIAMSLQGRPRRLPPELAHFPDMISGKP